In one Vanacampus margaritifer isolate UIUO_Vmar chromosome 11, RoL_Vmar_1.0, whole genome shotgun sequence genomic region, the following are encoded:
- the hao2 gene encoding 2-Hydroxyacid oxidase 2 isoform X2, giving the protein MSICNREGGQCSEMAMVCLTDFEEYAKEHLSKATWDYYAAGADECCTRDDNLLAYKRIRLRPRILRDVSVSDTRTTVQGAEISFPVGIAPTAFHCLAWHEGEMATARATEALNTCYITSTYSTCSVEEIVAAAPNGFRWFQLYVYRDRKLSEQIVHRVESLGFKALVLTVDVPYTGKRRNDIRNQFKLPPHLKVKNFDGVFQEAAGPEEYGIPANTLDPSISWKDVYWLQSITRLPIIIKGILTKEDAELAVEHGVQGIIVSNHGGRQLDGGPASIDALSEIVDTVQGRIEIYLDGGIRTGSDVLKALALGAKCVFIGRPAVWGLAYKGEEGVREVLQILNDEFRLSMALSGCRNVAEINRNLIQFSKL; this is encoded by the exons atgagcaTTTGCAACCG AGAGGGGGGTCAGTGTTCCGAGATGGCCATGGTATGCCTGACAGACTTTGAGGAGTACGCCAAGGAGCACCTGTCCAAGGCCACATGGGACTACTACGCCGCCGGAGCAGACGAGTGCTGCACCCGAGATGACAACCTGCTGGCCTACAAGCG GATCCGTTTGAGACCTCGCATCCTGCGTGACGTGTCGGTGAGTGACACCCGGACAACGGTGCAAGGTGCGGAGATCAGCTTCCCGGTGGGCATTGCGCCTACTGCCTTCCACTGTCTGGCGTGGCACGAGGGCGAGATGGCCACAGCAAGAG CAACTGAGGCGCTTAACACGTGCTACATCACCAGCACCTACTCCACCTGCTCGGTGGAGGAGATTGTTGCGGCGGCGCCCAACGGCTTCCGCTGGTTCCAGCTCTACGTGTACCGAGACCGCAAGCTGTCTGAGCAGATCGTGCACCGCGTGGAGTCGCTGGGCTTCAAGGCCCTGGTGCTCACCGTAGACGTGCCGTACACGGGCAAGCGGCGCAACGACATCCGCAACCAGTTCAAGCTGCCGCCGCATCTCAAGGTCAAGAACTTTGACGGAGTCTTTCAG GAGGCGGCAGGACCGGAGGAGTACGGGATCCCGGCCAACACTTTGGACCCGTCTATTAGCTGGAAGGACGTCTACTGGCTGCAGTCCATCACGAGGCTGCCAATCATCATCAAGGGCATCCTGACCAAGGAGGACGCCGAGCTGGCGGTGGAGCACGGCGTCCAGGGCATCATCGTGTCCAACCACGGCGGGAGACAGCTGGATGGCGGCCCAGCCTCA ATCGACGCCCTGTCCGAGATCGTGGACACGGTGCAGGGCCGCATCGAGATCTACCTGGACGGGGGCATCCGGACGGGCAGCGATGTACTGAAAGCTTTGGCCTTGGGGGCCAAGTGTGTGTTCATCGGCCGCCCGGCAGTGTGGGGCCTTGCATACAAG GGGGAGGAGGGAGTGAGGGAGGTGCTGCAGATTCTAAACGACGAGTTCCGCCTGTCCATGGCTTTATCGG gttGCCGGAATGTGGCAGAAATCAACAGGAACCTCATCCAGTTTTCCAAACTGTGA
- the hao2 gene encoding 2-Hydroxyacid oxidase 2 isoform X1 → MSICNREGGQCSEMAMVCLTDFEEYAKEHLSKATWDYYAAGADECCTRDDNLLAYKRIRLRPRILRDVSVSDTRTTVQGAEISFPVGIAPTAFHCLAWHEGEMATARATEALNTCYITSTYSTCSVEEIVAAAPNGFRWFQLYVYRDRKLSEQIVHRVESLGFKALVLTVDVPYTGKRRNDIRNQFKLPPHLKVKNFDGVFQVNEAAGPEEYGIPANTLDPSISWKDVYWLQSITRLPIIIKGILTKEDAELAVEHGVQGIIVSNHGGRQLDGGPASIDALSEIVDTVQGRIEIYLDGGIRTGSDVLKALALGAKCVFIGRPAVWGLAYKGEEGVREVLQILNDEFRLSMALSGCRNVAEINRNLIQFSKL, encoded by the exons atgagcaTTTGCAACCG AGAGGGGGGTCAGTGTTCCGAGATGGCCATGGTATGCCTGACAGACTTTGAGGAGTACGCCAAGGAGCACCTGTCCAAGGCCACATGGGACTACTACGCCGCCGGAGCAGACGAGTGCTGCACCCGAGATGACAACCTGCTGGCCTACAAGCG GATCCGTTTGAGACCTCGCATCCTGCGTGACGTGTCGGTGAGTGACACCCGGACAACGGTGCAAGGTGCGGAGATCAGCTTCCCGGTGGGCATTGCGCCTACTGCCTTCCACTGTCTGGCGTGGCACGAGGGCGAGATGGCCACAGCAAGAG CAACTGAGGCGCTTAACACGTGCTACATCACCAGCACCTACTCCACCTGCTCGGTGGAGGAGATTGTTGCGGCGGCGCCCAACGGCTTCCGCTGGTTCCAGCTCTACGTGTACCGAGACCGCAAGCTGTCTGAGCAGATCGTGCACCGCGTGGAGTCGCTGGGCTTCAAGGCCCTGGTGCTCACCGTAGACGTGCCGTACACGGGCAAGCGGCGCAACGACATCCGCAACCAGTTCAAGCTGCCGCCGCATCTCAAGGTCAAGAACTTTGACGGAGTCTTTCAGGTAAAC GAGGCGGCAGGACCGGAGGAGTACGGGATCCCGGCCAACACTTTGGACCCGTCTATTAGCTGGAAGGACGTCTACTGGCTGCAGTCCATCACGAGGCTGCCAATCATCATCAAGGGCATCCTGACCAAGGAGGACGCCGAGCTGGCGGTGGAGCACGGCGTCCAGGGCATCATCGTGTCCAACCACGGCGGGAGACAGCTGGATGGCGGCCCAGCCTCA ATCGACGCCCTGTCCGAGATCGTGGACACGGTGCAGGGCCGCATCGAGATCTACCTGGACGGGGGCATCCGGACGGGCAGCGATGTACTGAAAGCTTTGGCCTTGGGGGCCAAGTGTGTGTTCATCGGCCGCCCGGCAGTGTGGGGCCTTGCATACAAG GGGGAGGAGGGAGTGAGGGAGGTGCTGCAGATTCTAAACGACGAGTTCCGCCTGTCCATGGCTTTATCGG gttGCCGGAATGTGGCAGAAATCAACAGGAACCTCATCCAGTTTTCCAAACTGTGA
- the hao2 gene encoding 2-Hydroxyacid oxidase 2 isoform X3: MAMVCLTDFEEYAKEHLSKATWDYYAAGADECCTRDDNLLAYKRIRLRPRILRDVSVSDTRTTVQGAEISFPVGIAPTAFHCLAWHEGEMATARATEALNTCYITSTYSTCSVEEIVAAAPNGFRWFQLYVYRDRKLSEQIVHRVESLGFKALVLTVDVPYTGKRRNDIRNQFKLPPHLKVKNFDGVFQVNEAAGPEEYGIPANTLDPSISWKDVYWLQSITRLPIIIKGILTKEDAELAVEHGVQGIIVSNHGGRQLDGGPASIDALSEIVDTVQGRIEIYLDGGIRTGSDVLKALALGAKCVFIGRPAVWGLAYKGEEGVREVLQILNDEFRLSMALSGCRNVAEINRNLIQFSKL, from the exons ATGGCCATGGTATGCCTGACAGACTTTGAGGAGTACGCCAAGGAGCACCTGTCCAAGGCCACATGGGACTACTACGCCGCCGGAGCAGACGAGTGCTGCACCCGAGATGACAACCTGCTGGCCTACAAGCG GATCCGTTTGAGACCTCGCATCCTGCGTGACGTGTCGGTGAGTGACACCCGGACAACGGTGCAAGGTGCGGAGATCAGCTTCCCGGTGGGCATTGCGCCTACTGCCTTCCACTGTCTGGCGTGGCACGAGGGCGAGATGGCCACAGCAAGAG CAACTGAGGCGCTTAACACGTGCTACATCACCAGCACCTACTCCACCTGCTCGGTGGAGGAGATTGTTGCGGCGGCGCCCAACGGCTTCCGCTGGTTCCAGCTCTACGTGTACCGAGACCGCAAGCTGTCTGAGCAGATCGTGCACCGCGTGGAGTCGCTGGGCTTCAAGGCCCTGGTGCTCACCGTAGACGTGCCGTACACGGGCAAGCGGCGCAACGACATCCGCAACCAGTTCAAGCTGCCGCCGCATCTCAAGGTCAAGAACTTTGACGGAGTCTTTCAGGTAAAC GAGGCGGCAGGACCGGAGGAGTACGGGATCCCGGCCAACACTTTGGACCCGTCTATTAGCTGGAAGGACGTCTACTGGCTGCAGTCCATCACGAGGCTGCCAATCATCATCAAGGGCATCCTGACCAAGGAGGACGCCGAGCTGGCGGTGGAGCACGGCGTCCAGGGCATCATCGTGTCCAACCACGGCGGGAGACAGCTGGATGGCGGCCCAGCCTCA ATCGACGCCCTGTCCGAGATCGTGGACACGGTGCAGGGCCGCATCGAGATCTACCTGGACGGGGGCATCCGGACGGGCAGCGATGTACTGAAAGCTTTGGCCTTGGGGGCCAAGTGTGTGTTCATCGGCCGCCCGGCAGTGTGGGGCCTTGCATACAAG GGGGAGGAGGGAGTGAGGGAGGTGCTGCAGATTCTAAACGACGAGTTCCGCCTGTCCATGGCTTTATCGG gttGCCGGAATGTGGCAGAAATCAACAGGAACCTCATCCAGTTTTCCAAACTGTGA